In Helianthus annuus cultivar XRQ/B chromosome 8, HanXRQr2.0-SUNRISE, whole genome shotgun sequence, a single genomic region encodes these proteins:
- the LOC110870106 gene encoding uncharacterized mitochondrial protein AtMg00810-like, producing MDSCKPVATPVDTQAKLSADSSQLHDDPTTYRSLAGALQYLTFTRPGISYAVQQICMHMHSPRVDHWNALKRIIRYIQGTSNYGLHLGSIPNLSLVSYTDADWAGFPDTRHSTSSYCVYLGDNLISWSSKRQATISRSSAEAEYRGVANVVVKIC from the coding sequence ATGGACTCATGCAAACCTGTCGCCACTCCTGTTGACACTCAAGCAAAGCTGTCTGCTGACTCTAGCCAATTACATGATGACCCCACTACTTATCGCAGTTTGGCTGGAGCTCTACAGTACCTAACATTTACTCGTCCCGGTATCTCCTATGCCGTTCAGCAGATTTGCATGCATATGCATTCTCCACGGGTTGATCATTGGAATGCATTAAAACGCATTATACGGTATATTCAAGGCACCTCCAACTACGGTCTTCATCTTGGGTCGATACCAAACCTCTCCCTGGTTTCTTATACTGATGCAGATTGGGCGGGATTCCCTGACACTCGCCACTCCACCTCTAGTTACTGTGTCTATCTGGGTGACAATCTCATCTCCTGGTCTTCTAAACGCCAGGCCACTATCTCCCGCTCCAGTGCAGAGGCTGAATATAGAGGTGTTGCTAACGTTGTCGTGAAAATTTGCTAG